The proteins below come from a single Aegilops tauschii subsp. strangulata cultivar AL8/78 chromosome 6, Aet v6.0, whole genome shotgun sequence genomic window:
- the LOC109763397 gene encoding choline/ethanolaminephosphotransferase 1 isoform X2 yields MGYVGSHGVATLRKYKYSGVDHSIVAKYILQPFWSRFVNVFPLWFPPNMITLTGFMFLLTSAFLGFLYSPHLDTAPPRWVHLAHGILLFLYQTFDAVDGKQARRTNSSSPLGELFDHGCDALACTFESLAFGSTAMCGNATFWFWVISAVPFYFATWEHYFTNTLVLPIVNGPTEGLMLIYVCHIFTFFTGAEWWAQDFRKSVPLLNWVPLVPEISLYGIVLFLMIAFAVIPTIGSNTHNVYKVVEARKGSMVLALAMLFPFGLLMAGTLVWSYLSPSDIMRNQPHLLIIGTGFAFGYLVGRMILAHLCDEPKGLKTGMCMALAYFPFAIANALTAQLDDGNPLFDEQLVLLIYCLFTVALYMHFATSVIHEITNALGIHCFRITRKKA; encoded by the exons ATGGGGTACGTCGGGAGCCACGGCGTGGCGACGCTGCGCAAGTACAAGTACAGCGGCGTCGACCACTCCATCGTCGCCAAGTACATCCTCCAGCCCTTCTGGTCGCGATTCGTCAACGTCTTCCCGCTCTGGTTCCC ACCAAACATG ATCACGCTGACAGGTTTCATGTTTCTGCTGACATCGGCATTCCTTGGCTTT TTGTATTCACCTCATCTCGATACAGCGCCCCCTAGATGGGTTCATCTTGCGCATGGAATCCTTCTCTTCCTTTACCAG ACTTTTGATGCTGTGGATGGTAAACAAGCAAGGCGTACGAACTCATCAAGTCCTTTAGGCGAACTTTTTGATCACG GATGCGACGCGCTTGCATGTACT TTTGAGTCCCTGGCTTTTGGGAGCACTGCTATGTGTGGAAATGCTACCTTCTGGTTTTGGGTCATTTCGGCTGTCCCCTTCTACTTCGCAACCTGGGAACA CTATTTTACAAACACACTTGTTCTTCCTATAGTCAATGGGCCAACTGAAGGCCTTATGCTGATCTATGTGTGCCATATCTTCACCTTTTTCACAG GAGCTGAATGGTGGGCGCAGGATTTCCGGAAATCAGTGCCCCTCCTTAATTGGGTGCCTCTTGTTCCTG AAATCTCGCTGTATGGCATTGTGCTGTTTCTAATGATTGCTTTTGCTGTAATTCCGACAATTGGATCTAA CACTCACAATGTTTACAAAGTCGTCGAAGCAAGAAAAGGAAGCATGGTGCTGGCCCTAGCAATG CTCTTCCCTTTCGGTTTACTCATGGCTGGAACTCTCGTGTG GTCCTATCTATCTCCTTCAGATATAATGAGAAATCAACCACATCTGCTAATCATTGGAACTGGTTTTGCGTTTGGCTATCTTGTG GGAAGAATGATTCTGGCTCACTTATGTGATGAACCCAAAGGTCTGAAGACAGGAATGTGCATG GCCCTGGCATATTTTCCGTTTGCGATTGCAAATGCGTTGACTGCCCAACTTGATGATGG AAACCCCCTTTTTGATGAGCAGCTCGTTCTCCTGATATACTGCTTATTTACAG TGGCGTTGTACATGCATTTTGCTACGTCTGTTATCCATGAAATCACCAACGCACTTGGGATTCATTGCTTCAG AATCACAAGGAAAAAGGCGTAA
- the LOC109763397 gene encoding choline/ethanolaminephosphotransferase 2 isoform X1: MFLLTSAFLGFLYSPHLDTAPPRWVHLAHGILLFLYQTFDAVDGKQARRTNSSSPLGELFDHGCDALACTFESLAFGSTAMCGNATFWFWVISAVPFYFATWEHYFTNTLVLPIVNGPTEGLMLIYVCHIFTFFTGAEWWAQDFRKSVPLLNWVPLVPEISLYGIVLFLMIAFAVIPTIGSNTHNVYKVVEARKGSMVLALAMLFPFGLLMAGTLVWSYLSPSDIMRNQPHLLIIGTGFAFGYLVGRMILAHLCDEPKGLKTGMCMALAYFPFAIANALTAQLDDGNPLFDEQLVLLIYCLFTVALYMHFATSVIHEITNALGIHCFRITRKKA, from the exons ATGTTTCTGCTGACATCGGCATTCCTTGGCTTT TTGTATTCACCTCATCTCGATACAGCGCCCCCTAGATGGGTTCATCTTGCGCATGGAATCCTTCTCTTCCTTTACCAG ACTTTTGATGCTGTGGATGGTAAACAAGCAAGGCGTACGAACTCATCAAGTCCTTTAGGCGAACTTTTTGATCACG GATGCGACGCGCTTGCATGTACT TTTGAGTCCCTGGCTTTTGGGAGCACTGCTATGTGTGGAAATGCTACCTTCTGGTTTTGGGTCATTTCGGCTGTCCCCTTCTACTTCGCAACCTGGGAACA CTATTTTACAAACACACTTGTTCTTCCTATAGTCAATGGGCCAACTGAAGGCCTTATGCTGATCTATGTGTGCCATATCTTCACCTTTTTCACAG GAGCTGAATGGTGGGCGCAGGATTTCCGGAAATCAGTGCCCCTCCTTAATTGGGTGCCTCTTGTTCCTG AAATCTCGCTGTATGGCATTGTGCTGTTTCTAATGATTGCTTTTGCTGTAATTCCGACAATTGGATCTAA CACTCACAATGTTTACAAAGTCGTCGAAGCAAGAAAAGGAAGCATGGTGCTGGCCCTAGCAATG CTCTTCCCTTTCGGTTTACTCATGGCTGGAACTCTCGTGTG GTCCTATCTATCTCCTTCAGATATAATGAGAAATCAACCACATCTGCTAATCATTGGAACTGGTTTTGCGTTTGGCTATCTTGTG GGAAGAATGATTCTGGCTCACTTATGTGATGAACCCAAAGGTCTGAAGACAGGAATGTGCATG GCCCTGGCATATTTTCCGTTTGCGATTGCAAATGCGTTGACTGCCCAACTTGATGATGG AAACCCCCTTTTTGATGAGCAGCTCGTTCTCCTGATATACTGCTTATTTACAG TGGCGTTGTACATGCATTTTGCTACGTCTGTTATCCATGAAATCACCAACGCACTTGGGATTCATTGCTTCAG AATCACAAGGAAAAAGGCGTAA
- the LOC109763433 gene encoding uncharacterized protein yields MGRVPAQAMRAAKVSRHALVPKPSTASTPPPPPPPPRGPCPADGKPPHGKPPRRTPRAPSEHAGALALTDRPAPPAEKRPITTPAELSAAIRAAVDADVDAAASLALKAAPTIPLPAQSLALILRRLAAHRSVAAARDLLAALPYSADNPAPRPALLALADACCRRGDPREIVQLLPVLADHGVRADAHVYNALMKGHCADSDTAGLLGVLRRMKDDGVDPDLVTYNTLVYGLARAGLVAKARTYLDAMAAEGLFPDVITYTSLMNGMCVKGDALGALKLLEEMKANGCEPNDRTYNTLLMGLCRNRKLDKAFEVYKSIVGAGMKLEPPAYATFIRALCRAGRVPDAYEVFDYGIESKSFPQAAAYSELESSLKWLRKMKA; encoded by the coding sequence aTGGGGAGGGTGCCGGCGCAAGCCATGCGCGCCGCGAAGGTCTCCCGCCACGCCCTCGTCCCGAAGCCCTCCACGGCGTCCaccccgccgccccctcccccgccACCACGTGGGCCTTGCCCCGCTGACGGTAAACCTCCCCACGGCAAGCCGCCCCGGAGAACCCCCAGGGCCCCCTCTGAGCACGCGGGGGCCCTGGCCCTGACGGACCGGCCGGCGCCGCCGGCCGAGAAGAGGCCCATCACCACGCCCGCGGAGCTCTCGGCCGCCATCCGCGCCGCGGTGGACGCCGACGTGGACGCGGCCGCCTCGCTCGCGCTCAAGGCCGCGCCCACCATCCCGCTCCCTGCGCAGTCGCTCGCCCTCAtcctccgccgcctcgccgcgcACCGCTCCGTCGCCGCGGCGCGGGACCTCCTCGCGGCGCTCCCGTACTCCGCCGACAACcccgcgccgcgcccggcgctgCTGGCCCTCGCCGACGCGTGCTGCCGCCGCGGCGACCCGCGCGAGATCGTGCAGCTCCTGCCCGTCCTCGCCGACCACGGCGTCCGCGCCGACGCCCACGTCTACAACGCCCTCATGAAGGGGCACTGCGCCGACTCCGACACCGCGGGGCTCCTCGGCGTGCTCCGCCGGATGAAGGACGACGGCGTGGACCCTGACCTCGTCACCTACAACACCCTCGTCTACGGCCTCGCGCGCGCCGGGCTCGTCGCCAAGGCCAGGACCTACCTCGACGCCATGGCTGCCGAGGGCCTCTTCCCGGACGTCATCACCTACACCTCGCTCATGAACGGGATGTGCGTCAAGGGCGACGCCCTGGGCGCGCTCAAGCTGCTTGAGGAAATGAAGGCCAATGGGTGCGAGCCCAATGACCGGACGTACAACACGCTGCTCATGGGGCTCTGCAGGAACAGGAAGCTAGACAAGGCCTTCGAGGTGTACAAGTCCATTGTAGGGGCTGGGATGAAGCTCGAGCCACCGGCGTACGCGACGTTCATCAGGGCATTGTGTCGGGCCGGGAGGGTTCCCGATGCATATGAGGTGTTTGATTACGGGATTGAGAGCAAGAGCTTTCCGCAGGCAGCCGCGTACAGTGAGCTTGAGAGCTCACTCAAATGGCTGCGCAAGATGAAAGCGTAG
- the LOC109763408 gene encoding uncharacterized protein, which produces MNRRRHRRRRPRSPPAPLENDDLLSEILLRLAPLPSSLPRASAVCKQWRRLVSDPRFLRRFRIHHSRNPPLLGFFGEHYFEPTMDPPNRIPTPDDSFYSFLDEDDGRFQLFGSRHGLVLIFDRSRNQVLVLDPFNGDRHRIAVPPDFDERETSIGGTVFRVAGDEQHFQVVLVTTQVYEQGDTAIARVYSSETGGWGALISILLPPKHPTSVICTGFPSILVGHSLYWLLSDMKIKERSDGILEFDLERQVLSLLPVPVDAIPTKLQLMQAVGGGLGIFFLSKFSVQLWKMETDSDGVPSWVLARTVELDKLLLMSSRKKKREPLCIKGFAEYNSVVFLRTPTDLFTIQLESLQFKKVSRTNFVARYHPFENVYVAGMCIGGGHDGAEVLHNT; this is translated from the exons ATgaaccgccgccgccaccgccgccgccgcccacgctcGCCGCCGGCGCCGCTCGAGAACGACGACCTCCTCTCCGagatcctcctccgcctcgcccCTCTGCCGTCCTCCCTCCCTCGCGCCTCCGCCGTCTGCAAGCAATGGCGCCGCCTCGTCTCCGACCCCCGCTTCCTCCGCCGCTTCCGCATCCACCACAGCCGCAACCCTCCCCTCCTCGGTTTCTTCGGAGAACATTACTTCGAGCCTACAATGGATCCCCCCAATCGTATTCCTACCCCGGATGACAGCTTCTACTCGTTCCTCGACGAGGACGACGGGCGCTTCCAACTCTTCGGATCCCGCCATGGCCTCGTGCTTATCTTCGACAGATCGCGGAACCAGGTCCTGGTACTGGACCCCTTCAACGGCGACAGGCACCGCATCGCCGTTCCGCCCGATTTCGATGAGAGGGAGACCTCGATCGGCGGGACGGTGTTTCGCGTTGCCGGAGACGAGCAACATTTCCAGGTGGTCTTGGTAACCACTCAGGTATACGAGCAAGGAGATACAGCGATCGCCCGTGTTTACTCGTCGGAGACTGGCGGATGGGGTGCTCTCATCTCAATACTGCTTCCACCCAAGCATCCTACTTCCGTGATTTGTACGGGATTTCCCAGTATCCTAGTTGGGCATTCCCTGTACTGGTTGCTCTCTGACATGAAAATTAAGGAAAGATCGGATGGCATCCTTGAGTTTGATTTGGAGAGGCAGGTCCTATCTCTGTTACCAGTGCCGGTGGATGCCATTCCTACCAAACTCCAGCTTATGCAGGCAGTGGGTGGTGGCCTTGGTATTTTCTTTCTGTCAAAATTCAGCGTCCAATTATGGAAGATGGAGACCGATTCTGATGGTGTTCCTTCATGGGTGCTAGCAAGAACTGTTGAACTGGATAAGCTACTTCTCATGAgttcaaggaagaagaagagagagcCCCTATGCATAAAGGGGTTTGCTGAGTACAATAGTGTGGTGTTCCTACGGACACCTACCGACCTCTTCACGATCCAGCTTGAGTCGCTGCAGTTCAAGAAAGTTTCCAGAACCAACTTCGTGGCTCGCTATCATCCGTTCGAAAATGTCTATGTTGCAG GCATGTGCATTGGTGGTGGACATGATGGAGCTGAAGTTTTGCACAATACGTAA